The DNA region TCCACAGTTGGAGCTTTGCTCCTAAGTCCTAAGACAATAGAAATAATCAATCAGTTTAAATCATCTATATATTATATTGGGATCAAATATATGATTCAGtgatttaattttatcttaaacaTAAATTTGACCGATTCTTCTAAAATTTAATAAAGGGCATAAACATTAGCTAAAAGGTTAGCCTCAAAGTGAAATGCTTGATTGTTGCGACACACAACTTCGTAAACAAAGGACATAAAAGTAGTAAAAATGAAGCTCTGCTTCCCTAAACCACCTTCTTAGAGAAGGAGAAagcaaattcaaaaataaacaaaaaaacagCAGCAAATATTAAACAAAAATGCAATCTAAAATGGAAAGAACATATTAAAGGAATCAAGAGCATTACACAGTGGAACCCGCAGAAGGGTTTCTTGCCAAGGGACCTGCAGGATATGAGCTCGCAGTGGCGCGGGATGGTCTTGGAGAGGGGGATTGGGGCTCAGAGGGTGAAACGACGTCGACGACATCATGGAGTGGAAGAGAAAGGCCCTGAAGGAGCATACACCATCAACTCTGGAGGGGTTTTGGAAGCGGGTTGCATATGATTTGAACCCCTACCATTGGGATTAGGGATCTGCGCATAAACGTCAGCATCACGGAGTGAGAGAGTGAAGGAAATagaagagaaaggaaatcaTTAGATTTGTGTTCGTCGCTCCCTCTCTGTTCAGGGAGTGAGAGAGCAGAAACGCAAAAGGATCAAGTTTGGCTAAAAGATCTGATTTCCCTCACCATATTTGTTTAAAATGATTAATGATTAATGTGTCTCTTGCTAGAAAAATGGTGAAAGCACCaagatttgaatttgaaattcaaagtaAGACACGGCAAAATCAAGCCAGATTCATTCTACTCCTTATTTCTAGCAATATTCTTCCAATAAACCCTGTATAAAAATTAAGGATTTGGACTCATTAATATATTGATTTATTGACTCATTAATGTGGACCAATGAAAACTAATTAATGTTGACCAATCAAAACTTAAGGATTTGGACCAATGAAAATTAGACATGCGGAAATTCAATGAAAACACCCAATAGAAACATGACATGTGGAAATTAGAAAGTATtatgacccactttggtggatgggctttatatattattaagattaagattCCTAAAGGTGCTTCCAGGTTTCATGCACCCAGCTATTTGAATATATAAATATCcagcttttccccaaaattcagaGATCTCCCTCAAGTTTGTACAAATTTTAACCCAATTTTTTGGGATTTCATTGGATATGTCCTTAAAATAGATGATACTTTCCAAAATTGAGAAGGCAATAGAAATTTGCACTACATGGAAATAATATATCTGTATCAATGGGCAGAAGTTCCTACTCCTGCTGCAACGTGGTTTTTGTGAGGCTATCGCATGATTAAAATTTGATCCTCAATTACATGTTTTGCAGAACTAATTAAGTTTGATCCATTGTAGCACAAAAGATTTTTTATGTTGCTTCAATAATctattttctgggtttggggtttttttgctgggttttgttttttgttttggtgGTGAAAGGAAGCTAttgctggaatttttttttttttttgagtggTTGGAAGAAGATGAGATTGAGTGGAGGTAAATGAGAGTGGAAAATGGAGTGAGATTGAGAAAGAGCAAGAAGAAGATGCATAATGTGAAAATTTATTTTGGTTTTGGGTGATGGGGTTTGATGAAGATAAAAAAACactatgatgaagatgaagatgatcaAGATTAATAAATTTGTATTAAGAAATTTAGTTTAAGTCCttcattgtaaaaaaaaattgattttggaccaaaaacatatttaacattTTAATAACATGgatattatgaaaataaaaaataaaaacaataatgaaatgagttggaatttatTAAGACACATGTTACAATATTATTGGAACACCTCATCAAAGatgatttaacccaatttttaactagggtcatttagacaaatATAGTCACTTTGAACGAAGGAGAAGAACGCAATTCAAAATCAACATTCATATTCGACATTTTATATACAGAACCCAAATCAAAACCTATATAGATACTTCTCAATTTCCTTTAACATTAGACGACATCAACGTCAATTTGATAAAGCAACATCCAATCTATATGAGGAATTGAGGATTGAGGAATAAGTCCGGTCCGGACCATGATTGCAATTAGCAATTGACAAATTAAGATCCGCAACTTTCACAACATTAATCCCTTATCAGAAAATGATTTCATACAAATATACAATGCATCATTGAGACTAAAGCGTTGAAAACCAAGTCACATTTCTAAAATTTCCTTATCATCAATGATGTATGATTCTGCTCATCACACAATCACTTAACATAAGCCATTTAATGGAGACTAAAAGTATGCGGcttcaaataataaaataaaataagtagtatttttatttcttttgaaaGGAGatgatatattaaaattaaagagCCATAGATGCTAATACATCCGAAGTTACCAAAAGGTTCAATTCTGGCAgaacctcctcaatccaaaTAACGTTGGAAAATTTTGAGGAGTTTTTTGCCAAGAAATCAGCCACACAATTGCCAGAACGACGCACAAaggataaattaaaataagaaaataaagagaCCATGTCCCGACAATCattcaaaatagaaaataaataagatgaCCCTGGCATATTCTTCTTCCAAGAAAAGTACATTTAAatctaattaattttaaattactagatagataaaatttattttccgaAAAATCATTTAGAAAAGGTTAAAAATTCCCTAAGTATCATTACCTATAGAAAATCATTCCGggtcaaagaaaaagaaaaaacttatGCGACATTTCATTGATATATCATCATTTATCACAAGTTATTTGATAATCAGAATTAAAATGAACTAATTTTTAATTGGACTGGGCCGGTCAGCGACCCGCCCAGTAAGACTAATGTCTTATTGGATAAAGGCATGGGTCCCAGCAGGAAGACGTGGGCCCGGGTTACTTTGTCTTGTTTATATttaggggtatatatatatatatttgtcttATTCTGTATTGGGATTTGGGTCTTGcatgtaaggcccaaatccctgAATATTCTAAATAAGGACCACTCACACTATAAAAGGGGtgtcctcaccttgtactaggTACTTTTTTGATCATTAATGAGATAATTTCCTTATTCATACATCATATATATTCTTTTAGCTCTACTAGGGTTTATTAAGGATACTTTATAACCATTGTTAGACCTTAGGACGGAATATTAATAATGGGGAATTTTTACGATGAATAAAAGTTTGGGTAATTTCAGATTTGGTTACTATTACGGGTCCAGACATATCTCTGGAGTCACATGTCGGTTCATCCTTACAAACTAAACTAATTAACATGTGTTGGTAATAAggaatcttaatcaaataaaaaattaatgcatGAGACAGAAACTAagatttaaaataatatattacctcccgtcaaaaaaaatatatattaccgGGAATCAAAAACTTACCTATATAAATCAAATAAGATGTGAAATATAATTGAcccaaaattaaatataatatttggcACATTAAGTTAATTAATAAGATTATCTTTATAGCAATGAAACGCATGCCATTGCGTGTACAAATCCAAAAAATGTTATCAAACTAGATGAGATCCTAAACTAACAGATGCTGCTTGAATGAATATTTAAGTTGTACATACACATACATATAATTTCTACATGAACATACACATAGTacacaaataataaatattatcttatattttttctcggggttgtctaaatgacccatgttgaaatttgggttaaataactcattgtttaggtggaccaatcacatttaagataaattgattgattttttatattttatttattaatttatttaggattaaatatgtttttggtccctaatttATACAAATGAATCTAAAATGGTACCTTAAAAACACAAAGATTTTAGtccttttaattatttttcacatcTATTTCAGTCACTCCAAAATTTCTTCCATTAAATTTCGTCCTTCTCCCTTCATAATCATTTCAAAACCTAGAACTTTATATCTCATCCCAAAACTCAATGAACACAGCCATGGGATTCTCAGCTCATCACTTGGTTTCATGTTGTGTTCTCCAAATTCAAATATAGAATAATGAATTTGGCAAATGGATTTTATGTTTTATGAATTCATGTTACCTGCGTAGGGACCAAAAAATGGCTTCCTGTACCATATGCAAAAATGGAAACGTGGACTTCTTCTTGTACAATAAACATTGAGGCTCACCAATTCACGTATTCTCGTTTCCTCGTTCACTCATTGCCAAATCCTGCTTTTCCACTCTCACCAATCCATCCATATTTCCCTACCTCAATCTGAAGCCTCACCTATCGACGGATCACAAACCCTTGCTCTTCTTATAAGGAGTCACTCACACCATCAGACCATCTTGTTTGAGTATGTTAAGATCAATAATTAGGATTATGACAATTTCATATGCAGATAGGTTTTTCTTCAATAAAAAATATGTAATGAAGCCCTTCCCACCCTTGTTTTGCGATAAATTTTTTCAAGACAATGGTCCATTTCCTCTGTTTGTTTAATTTTTCAGCCATGTTGCCATCAGTTTGTATGATAACAAGATTAAGATCCCTTTTATCAACTAAATCAATTGGAGAAATCATAGCTTGCAGCCCCGCACCGTGCTCAATTTCTGATATGCCCAGTTCATGTTTTGTGAAGATAGcacaaaataatatatataaaaaacgaACGAGACCCACTTGCTCGATTGCTCTGTTCCATGTTCTGATGTTCCATTGTTTTCTGGCGAACTTGGGAAACAGATGGAAGGAGTCATGTGAGAGTTTAGGGTAATAATCTCAGCCACATTGGGAGTCTAGAGTCAATGAATCTCTCCTCATGAAATAATTATGAAGGAAAAAAGATTaaatttgatggaagaaattttgAAGGGACTGAAATTGTCACGTACATTTTATGACATTATAAGGACCATTttagattaaataaaattttttaAGGACTAAATCTTTTGTGTCTATTTTCGGGTACCATATTATATTTATGCGTATAAGTGagggacaaaaacatatttaatcctaaataaattataaataaaatataaaaaattcaacaaatttatcttaaatgtgattggtccacatagaacatgggttatttaacccaattttcactatgagtcatttagacaacccattttttctcaatttatgttttcttatatacatcatattaattttattttctctccTCTGTCCGTTCACTATTCGAATATGAACAaatcatttttcaaaaataaatttacCAACCATGCACATTGTAGGACGTCCTCTCAAAGGTCATCACAGGGCTGAGGATGACTGTATAATTCATCATGCAAATGTTGACTTAGATTCTGAAGAGAACTactatttttcttctttgtcaGCTGATTGACTCAGCACCTAATTGGTACATACATATTTGCGTAGGAACAAGTTGACTTAGCAATGGAACCTAATAAATATAATAGATACCATGCAGTTGAAGAAGAAACAACACAGAAGCCTCAAAATCTCAATCGCACTTCATCATTAGCTCTATTATATTTCTTTCGCTGTCTAGTAGATCCTTCGTTCTACATTGCAACGCGACAACCACGCGTTTCATACCCTTTTTCATCACACCATTAATTAAGTTGCTTAATCTTGAGTACAAACAAACACGTCCTTTCCAACGGTTTCACAAAAGGCaacttttctctctctctctctctatatatatagctAACTTTTGACCACTTTCTCTACAACTTTTCTCTTTGGTTCTATTTGCTTCCACAAAACCAATCGATCATTTAATTGTAATAGCTAGCTAGATCCTCTCTTTAACTTTCCTTGTCCTTTCTGTGGGTTGCTCTTGTTTTCTTCATTTGTCTTTTAAAAGTGAAAGGTTAAGTGTTTTAAGAGATCATGGTTTGCTTGGTATCACGCTCCGGAAGGGAGTTGCAGAGGTACAACAGTGCTGGCGGCCGCCAAGTTGTAGGGTGAGTACTTCATTTTAAGGTGCTCCTGCTCCTGCATATCTGTTTTTGAGGCATTGCATGTTTAATATATAACATCTTCGTATAAGTTTTTcttttaccaaaatcaattgatcTGACACACTGAAGCTACTTACAGAAGTTTTTTTCAAGAATTAATCATGTCTTtacagaatcaattctgacacttGAAAGCTACTTGTAGAAATTTCTGTCCACATGCATTGACTTTATTTCATATTTAGTACATAAGGAGAATGGATTCTAGACGAAGCTACTCCTAGTTTGTGGTAGCAGCATTGATTTTGGGAAACCTGAAGTTGAATCCAAACATCTTCTAAAATTTTAACTTACACTGAATATTTACACTTGCATATTTGCTCAATTTGCATTGTTGATCTTAAGCCGTTCAAATCCCCTGCTTAGTGCATTTATTGTTGTATTCATTAATGCATATCCTGCTTTCCTTGACTTGTACTTAATTATTACATTGTCAAATTGTGCAGGTGCATACCTTACAGATATAAAGAAGATATTGAAGGTAATGTAAGCAATAAATTGGAGGTGCTTATGGTTAGTTCACAAAAAGGTCAAGCTTTGATGTTTCCCAAGGTATACTTTTGATCACTTCTTGCACATTAATTAGTAGAGTTTTTTTCGGCACATTAGTAGAGTTTAATTAACTAGAAGAAAAACTTCTTTGGTTTCTTGGTCAATTATTCATTCAAAATTAACTTCCTATTTGTTTGAAACAGGGTGGTTGGGAAGTTGATGAATCAGCAGAAGAAGCAGCTTGCAGGGAAGCACTTGAAGAAGCAGGAGTTACAGGAACCATTGAGgtattgaaattttaaaatttttgaaatACAATAGGCATTTCtaatttactttaatttattgTATTCTTCCCTCTACTTCTTTCTAATTCTATGACTGccaaaatattttaaaacaCTGAAATTTTGGTTTAATTTCTTATGGCAGGATGGATTGGGCCAATGGAATTTCATTAGCAAAAGATATGGTACATACTATGAAGGGCACATGTTTCCCTTACTTGTGAAGGAGCAACTTGACCTATGGCCAGAGAAAACTCTACGGAGAAGAATATGGGTATATATGTTTGACAGTTGTTATTAATGTGTTTCTGAATTAGTATATGCTAGCTAATATTATGTCCACATTGACTAGAAATAATATGATAAAATCTAGTTTTTGGGTAGAGTTTGAGAAGTATATGCTAATATTATGTCCTGACTTTTCCTTTGCAGATGAACGTGGCTGAAGCTCGAGAAGTTTGTCACCATTGGTGGATGAAAGAAGCATTAGATATACTTGTTAGACGACTAACTCCACAGCAATATACGAACTTATAGAATCAATTGTTGGCTACTTGTTAGTTGTTACTATAGATAGAAAATATATGGTCAATATTATGTATCCTGGACCGGAATGGGCGGCCTCCCTCATCATGGGCGATTTGATCATCTCTTCACCACCTTTGGCGATCTCATCACTATGAGCGATTTGACGTGCCTTGAGCGAGCTGATTTGTTTTATCACGTGTCCTAGGCTCCTAGCAATTATAAATATTGTAATTTTTACGGTTTAAGATATTTTATTAAGTAACGTTGTTACGCACTTTCCCTGAATCATAgcacttgctagctaatgtaaTAAGGGAGCCATTAGAATCAATGATTAGAATACAGAGAAGAATAAGGTTATGTTTTGAGAGGCTTTGCAATTTGCGTGTTCACTTgaatattgaaaaaataatcATGAGTTAAGTTATTAAATAGACTTTAAATAGACTACTactttttcatttatttctaCAGAGTGATGAGAGAGaaaggtagagagagagagagtggaggTGAGAGGGATGGTTAATTGGGTACGTGTGGAAGGGAGAAAACGCCATGCAAGTGGGAGGAtcaccaccttcttcttctctcattTTCCAGATCGATAGCCATGGAGAGAGGGAGATGTGGAGCTTTTTTCAGAGATGGGAAAGAGTTTGGGAGGTTTTCATCCCGAGGAGAATGTCCAAAGCAGGTTTCAGGTTTGGTTTTGTCAAGTTCCTTGATGTGAGGGATCCCAAAACCCTGGAGAGAAACCTAGACTGCAGCTTTATAGGAGGGAAGAAGTTGTTTGTGAACCAGCCAAGGTTCAACAAACCGATTGAGAATCAGGAGACTGAGAAGAGGACTGGTGGCTCACGAGTGGAAGAAGCCAATGGAGCACAATCTTGGCTCTTTCAAAGACAAGGGTCGGGCATAGGTTGCAAATAACTTTGACAACAGAGGAACTGGAGCGAGTGGTAAATCGTATAAACAAGCTCTTGTCCACAATGTTGATCCTATACACACTGTGGGAAATAGCGTGCCAACCCGAGACTGTGAGACCATCCACTTCGAAGGCCCCAGTTGCTTAGTAGCTGGAAAAGACCTTGGTAGGGAGATTGAAGGCCCAGAAGACTACAAACATCATATAGGAGAGCTTTATGTTGGAAGGCTTCATCAAGACTATAAAGGTGAGACCCTTGGGTGGAGACTTGGTGCTCCTTACTGGAGAAGAGAACGATCGTTTGGAGGAAACTCTGAAAAATTTGGGAGAATGGACAAAAGAGTTGTTTGTGGAGGTAATCCCTTGGAGTCCAAACCTGATTGTGATCCACAGGCTTACTTGGGTCAGGTGTGAGGGTGTGCCTTTGCACCTTTGGAATTGGGAGTGCTTCAAACAGTTAGTCTCATGCTTCGGTGAACTTGTGGCCATTGATGAAGAAATAGAGGTGTTCAGTAGACTCAGTCGGGCAAGACTACAAGTCCGTATCTAGATAACAACTCAGATTCCTTACTACAGAGAGTTCCTCTGGAGATACAAGAAGTTTGGGGTCCGATTCATGGAGGAAAGCTGCCAACCACAACACAATGGCTATAGCAGGGAGTCAGAGGAGGAAGACTCAGAGAGTGGGTGGTCGGAGCGAGGAGACGCCTTGGGCTCATTCCACTTCGGCTAGTCAGAGGGCGGCGGAGATTCCGCTAGTGACAGTGGAGAGATGAAACATAGTGGCATAGACGGTGCTGACGCTTTAATtgcaaaagggatatatttagCATTGGCGACATGCGATGATCAGATGAGCAAAGTGTCAGGTAGGGGAGAAAGGGAATGTTGATGCTGATGGTTCTGACCAAGCCAGTGTGGCCAGAGTTGACTTAGAAACCCTAGTATGTGATATACGAGCGACCCCCCTTTTAGCACAATCACATAACTTAAGTGGGAAGGTTCTAGTAGGCTTGTGCAACCGGGAGGACGTGGTACGTGATCAGGTAGTATTTGGGCCCGTACCCGAACCCGTTGTGGTTGAGAGGCCCGCTCGAGAGGTTGGGTCAAATGCTTCAGGCCCAAGTTCCCCCTCTCCAGCTTTGGCCCAGACCAAGAGTAATTCAGTGGTGGAAGATTCAGATGATAGGGTAAGTTGCAGCCTTAGACAACTACGAAGACTGGTGAAAGAGTCTTCTGAAAACAGAAAACGACAAAGTTCTTGGGGTATATGTCAAGGTGAAGGCGACACGACTGAACAGAGAAGAATAACGGTGGAGGTTGGAGGAGAAAAAGACGGACCCGCCACTGACAACCTGCATGCTTGTTCACTTGACTCGGTGGGGATGCTTGTAGTAGAAGGCGCGAGCAGCAAGGAGATGAGCAGAGGACGGCCGAAGCTTTTTTCAGCGGATCAAATTGATTGTTGGCTTCCCATTAAAGGAAACACGAAGAGTCAAGGCCTTTGTACAGAGGTGAGACAAGTCTTTCCTTCCCTAAGTAATTATATTTCT from Lotus japonicus ecotype B-129 chromosome 2, LjGifu_v1.2 includes:
- the LOC130737704 gene encoding nudix hydrolase 17, mitochondrial-like gives rise to the protein MVCLVSRSGRELQRYNSAGGRQVVGCIPYRYKEDIEGNVSNKLEVLMVSSQKGQALMFPKGGWEVDESAEEAACREALEEAGVTGTIEDGLGQWNFISKRYGTYYEGHMFPLLVKEQLDLWPEKTLRRRIWMNVAEAREVCHHWWMKEALDILVRRLTPQQYTNL